One segment of Haloplanus natans DSM 17983 DNA contains the following:
- a CDS encoding SpoVR family protein, producing the protein MRDDRIDARKEATRLTEPVEEAGNLARKLGLDPYPVNYWIVDHDEMNELIAYGGFQRRYPHWRWGMAYDRQQKQDQFGMGKAFEIVNNDNPSHAFLQESNSVADQKAVITHVEAHADFFANNEWFGLFGDGQGDDRSDLDAAAMLERHAETIKGYVEDPEIDREDVERFIDAVLCLEDTIDQHRAFARAGDRRERDAPTDLRERLDELDVSEDVRRQAFDEEWLDELAEAERAEARLEDPHADVLAFLMEHGRQYDEESEKAVAFEPWQKDVLEILRTEAYYFAGQKMTKVLNEGWASYWESLMMGDENFADDDEFVTYADHMARVLGSPGLNPYKLGMELWQHVENVTNRREVADKLLRVEGISWRNFHDVIDFDDIEDLLAPDAAIASITPETLEDLDPADPRVDADALDAALNGDIDIEQYPWKVLTTAGLAERHFSLCKPQNRGFLQRIRRSELERLARYMFDDAKYDSVAAAIADVDYEAGWRRMRELRESHNDVTFIDAFLSEEFVSENNYFTYEFSQATGDFRVASDVAADVKTKLLLQFTNFGKPTVAVYDGNFDNRNELLLGHQYNGISLDVEQAKRVLERTYDLWGRPVNLMTIVKEYDEHELEIARRRNREPTPTEVGKRIRYDGDRFETHDLDPELEERIAANDIDYDTKPEDWLA; encoded by the coding sequence ATGAGAGACGACCGCATCGACGCACGGAAGGAAGCGACGCGCCTCACCGAACCGGTCGAGGAGGCGGGAAATCTGGCCCGGAAGCTCGGCCTCGACCCCTATCCGGTCAACTACTGGATCGTCGACCACGACGAGATGAACGAACTCATCGCGTACGGCGGGTTCCAGCGCCGCTACCCGCACTGGCGGTGGGGAATGGCCTACGACCGCCAACAGAAACAGGACCAGTTCGGCATGGGCAAGGCGTTCGAAATCGTCAACAACGACAACCCCTCCCACGCCTTCCTGCAGGAGTCCAACTCGGTGGCCGACCAGAAGGCGGTCATCACGCACGTCGAAGCCCACGCCGACTTCTTCGCCAACAACGAGTGGTTCGGCCTCTTCGGCGACGGGCAGGGCGACGACCGGTCGGATCTCGACGCCGCGGCCATGCTCGAACGCCACGCGGAGACGATCAAGGGGTACGTCGAGGACCCCGAAATCGACCGCGAGGACGTAGAGCGGTTCATCGACGCCGTGCTCTGTCTGGAGGATACGATCGACCAGCACCGGGCGTTCGCCCGGGCCGGCGATCGGCGGGAACGGGACGCGCCGACAGACCTCCGGGAGCGACTGGACGAACTCGACGTCTCCGAGGACGTGCGCCGGCAGGCCTTCGACGAAGAGTGGCTGGACGAACTCGCCGAGGCCGAGCGCGCGGAGGCACGGCTCGAAGACCCCCACGCCGACGTGCTCGCCTTCCTCATGGAACACGGCCGGCAGTACGACGAGGAGTCGGAGAAAGCCGTGGCGTTCGAGCCGTGGCAGAAAGACGTACTCGAAATCCTGCGGACGGAGGCCTACTACTTCGCGGGCCAGAAGATGACGAAGGTGCTCAACGAGGGGTGGGCCAGCTACTGGGAGTCGCTGATGATGGGCGACGAGAACTTCGCCGACGACGACGAGTTCGTCACCTACGCCGACCACATGGCCCGCGTCCTCGGCTCGCCCGGTCTCAACCCCTACAAACTCGGCATGGAACTGTGGCAACACGTCGAGAACGTGACTAATCGGCGCGAGGTGGCGGACAAACTCCTCCGGGTCGAGGGCATCTCGTGGCGGAACTTCCACGACGTGATCGACTTCGACGACATCGAGGACCTGCTCGCGCCCGACGCCGCCATCGCGTCGATCACCCCGGAGACGCTCGAGGACCTCGATCCCGCGGACCCGCGGGTCGACGCCGACGCCCTCGACGCGGCACTGAACGGCGACATCGATATCGAGCAGTATCCCTGGAAAGTGCTAACCACCGCGGGACTGGCCGAGCGCCACTTCTCGCTGTGTAAGCCACAGAACCGCGGCTTCCTCCAGCGGATTCGCCGCTCCGAACTCGAACGGCTGGCGCGGTATATGTTCGACGACGCGAAGTACGATTCGGTCGCCGCCGCCATTGCGGACGTGGATTACGAGGCGGGCTGGCGGCGGATGCGCGAACTCCGCGAGAGCCACAACGACGTCACCTTCATCGACGCGTTCCTCTCCGAGGAGTTCGTGAGCGAGAACAACTACTTCACCTACGAGTTCTCGCAGGCGACCGGCGACTTCCGCGTCGCTTCGGACGTCGCCGCCGACGTGAAGACGAAGCTCCTGCTCCAGTTCACCAACTTCGGCAAACCAACCGTCGCCGTCTACGACGGCAACTTCGACAACCGCAACGAACTCCTCCTCGGGCACCAGTACAACGGCATCAGTCTCGACGTGGAGCAGGCAAAGCGCGTGCTCGAACGCACCTACGACCTCTGGGGACGGCCGGTCAACCTCATGACCATCGTCAAGGAGTACGACGAACACGAACTGGAGATCGCCCGCCGACGGAATCGCGAGCCGACGCCGACCGAGGTGGGCAAGCGCATCCGCTACGACGGGGATCGATTCGAGACGCACGACCTCGATCCGGAACTCGAAGAGCGGATCGCCGCCAACGACATCGACTACGACACGAAACCCGAGGACTGGCTGGCCTAG
- a CDS encoding DUF7344 domain-containing protein — protein sequence MLSNQRRRYVLYYLNRNPGSVSLRDLAERIAAWENDVDVDDVNYKQRKRVYTSLHQTHLPKLDEAGIVDYDRDEGTITLADRATDLDLYLELVGEHDVPWCDFYLGLSAVASLIILAAWLGVYPFAALPDLALAVGVVGLFAVFAGIHSRRARRNHIGGGNAPIEGPKKR from the coding sequence ATGCTGAGCAATCAGCGTCGGCGGTACGTACTCTACTATCTCAATCGGAACCCGGGGTCGGTGTCTCTGCGTGACCTCGCCGAGCGGATCGCGGCGTGGGAGAACGACGTGGACGTAGACGACGTAAACTACAAACAGCGCAAGCGGGTCTACACCTCGCTGCACCAGACCCACCTCCCGAAACTCGACGAGGCCGGCATCGTCGACTACGACCGGGACGAGGGGACGATCACGCTCGCGGATCGAGCGACCGATCTCGACCTTTACCTCGAACTCGTCGGCGAACACGACGTACCGTGGTGTGACTTCTATCTTGGCCTGTCGGCGGTGGCGTCCCTGATCATCCTCGCGGCGTGGCTCGGCGTCTACCCGTTCGCGGCACTGCCGGACCTGGCGCTCGCGGTCGGGGTCGTCGGACTCTTTGCCGTCTTCGCGGGCATCCACTCGCGGCGCGCGCGGCGGAACCACATCGGCGGCGGGAACGCGCCGATCGAAGGGCCAAAGAAGCGCTAG
- a CDS encoding HNH endonuclease: MAMGQYPDDWDQRRKRVYRRDNYQCQNCGRQGGRHGNAELHAHHRQPVSKGGSHRTQNLVTVCKSCHESIHGHRIPTGESSGGRSRATGQRRTGEEETQYGSAEGFLSFCVGFGLMVIGGLLVPHIPASIEFVFGFGWIMGSIFLADKFYKKIKRSERW; the protein is encoded by the coding sequence ATGGCTATGGGTCAGTACCCCGACGACTGGGATCAACGACGAAAGCGCGTCTACAGGCGGGATAACTACCAGTGTCAGAACTGTGGTCGTCAAGGTGGTCGGCACGGCAATGCTGAATTGCACGCCCATCATCGTCAACCTGTCAGTAAGGGTGGGAGCCACCGCACACAAAACCTCGTGACTGTCTGTAAGAGCTGTCACGAGAGCATCCACGGCCACCGTATTCCCACTGGAGAGAGCAGTGGGGGCCGAAGTCGAGCGACGGGGCAAAGACGGACGGGCGAGGAGGAAACACAATACGGGAGTGCGGAGGGTTTTCTTTCGTTTTGTGTAGGGTTTGGATTAATGGTAATTGGCGGATTGCTTGTACCGCACATTCCAGCATCTATTGAATTTGTGTTTGGGTTCGGGTGGATTATGGGATCGATTTTTCTCGCAGACAAATTTTACAAGAAAATAAAAAGAAGTGAACGGTGGTAA
- a CDS encoding 2'-5' RNA ligase family protein, producing MIEVRTGGHLKRRLRDTIYDVADEFGVRGAVDPRPVPHITLFGPYDTNDGPEVKRRLLDTFEDFDAVPYRIDGFGTFPDTKVIYANVIPSHELRSLRRSISRQLRPICEGYPSYDKDWFYEFHITVAFRDVGEQFDDIRRYVREQYNPQFDAYATRISNLDRRSMLWEYDIPRGTVLDPDMATTAEAWRQTEQALGRHRSPDDHNHLAPSPNGVRRVFFNLITRFRRKW from the coding sequence TTGATCGAAGTCCGCACGGGCGGGCATCTGAAGCGACGGCTTCGGGACACCATTTACGACGTAGCCGACGAGTTCGGTGTTCGCGGGGCCGTCGATCCCCGTCCAGTGCCACACATCACGCTGTTTGGGCCGTACGACACCAACGACGGTCCCGAAGTCAAACGCCGCCTCTTGGATACCTTTGAGGACTTCGACGCTGTCCCGTACCGCATCGACGGCTTCGGAACTTTCCCCGACACGAAGGTCATTTACGCGAACGTCATCCCGTCACATGAATTACGGTCCCTCCGTCGGTCAATCTCTCGCCAACTCCGTCCCATCTGTGAGGGCTATCCGAGCTACGATAAGGACTGGTTCTACGAGTTTCACATTACTGTTGCCTTCCGCGATGTAGGCGAACAGTTCGACGATATCCGTCGATACGTTCGAGAGCAGTACAATCCACAGTTCGATGCCTACGCGACACGAATCTCGAATCTTGACCGACGGTCGATGCTCTGGGAGTACGATATACCCCGAGGGACAGTCCTCGACCCCGACATGGCGACGACTGCCGAGGCGTGGCGGCAAACTGAGCAAGCACTTGGTCGACACCGCTCTCCTGACGATCATAACCACCTCGCACCCTCTCCGAATGGAGTCAGACGGGTGTTCTTCAACTTGATCACCCGTTTCAGGCGGAAGTGGTAG
- a CDS encoding C2H2-type zinc finger protein, with protein MTQQTLGQFRDATRCPSCGRDDFEDERGMRIHHKLAHGESLAEREDRYRCPECDREVETKRGLSNHISKVHPKTWERLQSEGMVLTVDSDR; from the coding sequence ATGACTCAGCAGACCCTCGGGCAGTTCCGTGACGCGACTCGGTGTCCGTCGTGCGGACGTGACGACTTCGAGGACGAGCGTGGGATGCGGATACATCATAAACTCGCTCACGGTGAGTCGTTGGCCGAGCGGGAAGATAGATACCGATGCCCCGAGTGTGATCGGGAAGTGGAAACAAAACGCGGACTCAGTAACCACATCTCGAAGGTTCATCCCAAAACGTGGGAGCGACTACAGAGTGAAGGAATGGTTCTGACGGTCGACAGCGACAGGTAG
- a CDS encoding HNH endonuclease, translating to MNRNKREAVIERDQGQCVNCGASGPDTTLDVHHIVPRGRGGSDRLSNLALLCRQCHDAAHDEATAPTVQFSSTGQMRSDSFKTYLRFFSELPTARFDAKEKVWRIPKADFERVVQSIDAPQESTAVTDGGGA from the coding sequence ATGAATCGAAACAAGCGGGAAGCCGTCATCGAGCGGGATCAAGGCCAGTGTGTCAACTGTGGTGCCTCTGGTCCCGACACGACCCTCGACGTGCATCACATCGTGCCGCGTGGCCGAGGTGGGTCCGATAGGCTGTCCAACCTTGCCCTCCTCTGTCGCCAGTGCCACGATGCGGCCCACGACGAGGCGACGGCTCCCACAGTCCAGTTCAGTAGCACAGGCCAAATGCGTAGCGACTCGTTCAAGACGTATCTCCGATTCTTTTCGGAGCTACCGACAGCGCGATTCGACGCCAAGGAGAAGGTTTGGCGCATCCCGAAAGCGGACTTCGAGCGAGTCGTGCAGTCCATAGATGCGCCCCAAGAGTCGACTGCCGTCACTGACGGAGGTGGCGCATGA
- a CDS encoding helix-turn-helix domain-containing protein, translating to MSFGRLSATDDEQNPELPDDVQQRLRYDPFPQRDADLLHRLYVDEGLTQDEMADALGVSQSTVSRRLRGEGIIGDDG from the coding sequence ATGTCTTTCGGACGACTCTCTGCGACCGACGATGAACAGAATCCAGAATTACCCGACGACGTTCAACAGCGGTTACGGTATGACCCATTTCCCCAACGGGACGCCGACCTGCTCCACCGCCTGTATGTCGACGAGGGTCTAACCCAGGACGAGATGGCCGACGCCCTCGGGGTTAGTCAGTCGACGGTGTCGCGCCGACTCCGTGGTGAAGGGATCATCGGTGACGATGGGTAG